A stretch of Ipomoea triloba cultivar NCNSP0323 chromosome 13, ASM357664v1 DNA encodes these proteins:
- the LOC116000910 gene encoding uncharacterized protein LOC116000910 isoform X2, producing the protein MKVNHPIEVAKTVLEVADVAWTAVECCHHYHHDGHKEAPSPPSLQSNKVGEDLEALRSENQRLRQLLEQNLNILQPISQSPKLLQDCPSDLHDRLISAVDSANFLKQLESLHPNSAPGAVCKFPFQEASAEVLIKIDNEEPSWWVWVTDDMVPSNVEERSGLDNDNYVIVNEEQVVDAVANFMARCVLANPKAQNMSPEQLQKSLKKGLGGMNKLETVLNIWHAGKLFYALSTWGLALAGLYSTRSVLKLAAKGVHTTSKVVMRAL; encoded by the exons ATGAAAGTTAATCATCCAATTGAAGTGGCGAAGACTGTGTTGGAGGTGGCCGACGTGGCATGGACCGCCGTGGAGTGCtgtcaccactaccaccacgACGGTCACAAGGAGGCGCCGTCGCCGCCGTCACTTCAATCGAACAAAGTAGGAGAAGATTTGGAGGCTTTGCGATCGGAAAACCAACGCCTAAGGCAACTGCTCGAACAAAATCTGAATATTCTACAGCCTATTTCGCAATCTCCTAAATTATTGCAGGATTGCCCATCCGAT CTCCATGATAGGCTGATTTCTGCCGTTGATTCTGCGAACTTTTTGAAACAACTGGAATCTCTGCATCCAAATTCGGCCCCTGGTGCTGTTTGTAAATTTCCGTTCCAGGAGGCATCAG CTGAAGTTCtgattaaaattgacaatgaAGAGCCAAGTTGGTGGGTCTGGGTAACTGATGATATGGTTCCAAGCAATGTTGAGGAAAGGAGCGGACTTGATAATGATAATTATGTGATTGTTAATGAGGAACAGGTTGTAGATGCAGTTGCGAACTTCATGGCTAGATGTGTTTTGGCCAACCCAAAAGCTCAG AACATGAGTCCCGAGCAGCTGCAGAAGT CCTTGAAAAAAGGACTGGGGGGCATGAACAAGTTGGAGACGGTGCTCAACATTTGGCACGCAGGGAAGTTGTTTTATGCCCTCTCTACATGGGGACTTGCTCTGGCAGG GTTGTACAGCACTCGCTCAGTTCTGAAACTTGCTGCTAAGGGGGTACATACAACCAGCAAAGTGGTTATGAGAGCCCTTTGA
- the LOC116000910 gene encoding uncharacterized protein LOC116000910 isoform X1: MKVNHPIEVAKTVLEVADVAWTAVECCHHYHHDGHKEAPSPPSLQSNKVGEDLEALRSENQRLRQLLEQNLNILQPISQSPKLLQDCPSDLHDRLISAVDSANFLKQLESLHPNSAPGAVCKFPFQEASDVDMETAEVLIKIDNEEPSWWVWVTDDMVPSNVEERSGLDNDNYVIVNEEQVVDAVANFMARCVLANPKAQNMSPEQLQKSLKKGLGGMNKLETVLNIWHAGKLFYALSTWGLALAGLYSTRSVLKLAAKGVHTTSKVVMRAL; encoded by the exons ATGAAAGTTAATCATCCAATTGAAGTGGCGAAGACTGTGTTGGAGGTGGCCGACGTGGCATGGACCGCCGTGGAGTGCtgtcaccactaccaccacgACGGTCACAAGGAGGCGCCGTCGCCGCCGTCACTTCAATCGAACAAAGTAGGAGAAGATTTGGAGGCTTTGCGATCGGAAAACCAACGCCTAAGGCAACTGCTCGAACAAAATCTGAATATTCTACAGCCTATTTCGCAATCTCCTAAATTATTGCAGGATTGCCCATCCGAT CTCCATGATAGGCTGATTTCTGCCGTTGATTCTGCGAACTTTTTGAAACAACTGGAATCTCTGCATCCAAATTCGGCCCCTGGTGCTGTTTGTAAATTTCCGTTCCAGGAGGCATCAG ATGTGGACATGGAAACAGCTGAAGTTCtgattaaaattgacaatgaAGAGCCAAGTTGGTGGGTCTGGGTAACTGATGATATGGTTCCAAGCAATGTTGAGGAAAGGAGCGGACTTGATAATGATAATTATGTGATTGTTAATGAGGAACAGGTTGTAGATGCAGTTGCGAACTTCATGGCTAGATGTGTTTTGGCCAACCCAAAAGCTCAG AACATGAGTCCCGAGCAGCTGCAGAAGT CCTTGAAAAAAGGACTGGGGGGCATGAACAAGTTGGAGACGGTGCTCAACATTTGGCACGCAGGGAAGTTGTTTTATGCCCTCTCTACATGGGGACTTGCTCTGGCAGG GTTGTACAGCACTCGCTCAGTTCTGAAACTTGCTGCTAAGGGGGTACATACAACCAGCAAAGTGGTTATGAGAGCCCTTTGA